The following are from one region of the Jeongeupia sp. USM3 genome:
- a CDS encoding TIGR01212 family radical SAM protein (This family includes YhcC from E. coli K-12, an uncharacterized radical SAM protein.), whose protein sequence is MSQNPIPAHFGAHRYFRYHDQLAQRHGGRVQKVSLNAGFTCPNRDGSLGRRGCTFCNNAGFTPAYLHRPLDLQAQLDEGVGRLRRRYPKTRHFFAYFQAYTNTYGELETLKSQYEAALAHPDIGGLVIGTRPDCLPEPLLDYLAGLAQRAPVEVEIGIESCDDAALQRVNRGHDVAASVDAIRRLAERGLPVSGHLLFGLPGESRTSQLEAAATLSRLPLASLKMHQLQLIRGTALARDWRRNPGAVPLFTPDEYVELVVDFLERLSPAIAIQRVGSEVPERLRLAPADTVPLAALQQRVAARLAERQTWQGRLYAP, encoded by the coding sequence ATGAGCCAGAACCCGATCCCCGCGCATTTCGGTGCGCATCGTTACTTCCGCTATCACGACCAGCTTGCGCAGCGCCATGGCGGCCGGGTGCAGAAGGTATCGCTGAACGCCGGCTTCACCTGCCCGAACCGCGACGGCTCGCTCGGCCGGCGCGGCTGCACCTTCTGCAACAATGCCGGATTCACCCCGGCCTACCTGCACCGGCCGCTCGATCTGCAGGCGCAGCTCGACGAGGGCGTGGGGCGTCTGCGCCGGCGCTACCCGAAGACGCGCCATTTCTTCGCCTACTTCCAGGCATATACGAATACCTATGGCGAGCTTGAAACGCTCAAGTCGCAGTATGAGGCGGCGCTGGCCCACCCCGACATCGGCGGCCTGGTGATCGGTACGCGGCCTGACTGCCTGCCGGAACCCTTGCTCGACTATCTGGCCGGGCTGGCGCAACGCGCGCCGGTCGAGGTCGAGATCGGCATCGAGTCGTGCGACGATGCGGCGCTGCAGCGTGTCAACCGCGGTCACGATGTTGCCGCCAGCGTCGACGCGATCCGGCGCCTTGCCGAGCGCGGCTTGCCGGTCAGCGGTCACCTGCTGTTCGGCCTGCCCGGCGAGTCGCGGACCTCGCAGCTCGAAGCGGCGGCGACGCTGTCCCGGCTGCCGCTGGCGTCGTTGAAGATGCACCAGCTGCAGCTCATCCGCGGCACCGCGCTGGCGCGGGACTGGCGCCGCAATCCCGGCGCGGTGCCACTGTTCACGCCGGATGAGTATGTCGAGCTGGTGGTCGATTTTCTCGAGCGGCTGTCGCCGGCAATCGCCATCCAGCGCGTCGGCAGCGAGGTACCCGAGCGGCTGCGGCTGGCACCCGCGGACACCGTGCCGCTGGCCGCGCTGCAACAGCGTGTCGCCGCCAGGCTGGCCGAACGCCAGACCTGGCAGGGGCGCCTGTACGCACCGTAG
- a CDS encoding DEAD/DEAH box helicase — translation MNTENNTQNISALDSVVEAAIDAPVAAAATETTETNSFEALGLSIDIVRDLASNGLTTPTAIQAQAIPQILAGNDLLASAQTGTGKTAAFLLPAIHMLGMAPKHHSRGPRVLVLTPTRELAEQVAKVATQFTRRIPRCKVVSIVGGTPYPVQHKQLSQPVEVVVATPGRLMDLMNSGRIDFRRLELLVLDEADRMLDMGFIDDIETIVSQLPAERQTALFSATLSETVQRFAAPMMKDPVRVELAPTGSPTANITQAIHYADGYEHKIKLTAALINGAPNTQSIVFTATKVDADSVADALRMDSIRADALHGDLPQRMRRKVLDKLRRGEIDVIVATDVAARGIDVAGIGLVLNFDLPKFAEDYVHRIGRTGRAGREGRAVSLVGKNDFHLLTKIRRRYEIEVETMAVEGLEANFNPANRAPRGEGRGRPQGGRGFGGRDGGNFRREGGYGQRDRSFSSDRGERSYADRAPREDRPSFGDAPHQERSFGGERSFSKPQGERSYGDRNDRAPRRDFGGAPQERRSYGDRQDRAPRGEFGAPQERRSYGDRQDRAPRGEFGAPQERRSYGDRQDRAPRGEFGVPQERRSYGDRQDRAPRGEFGAPQERRSYGDRQDRAPRGEFGAPQERRNYGDRSERQFSDRGFGGDKPAGKPRGERPAGKSFDRPRRPE, via the coding sequence ATGAATACCGAAAACAATACCCAGAACATCTCCGCCCTCGACAGCGTTGTCGAAGCGGCCATCGATGCGCCCGTTGCCGCCGCCGCAACCGAAACGACCGAAACCAACTCCTTTGAAGCTCTCGGCCTGTCGATCGACATCGTCCGCGATCTGGCCAGCAACGGCCTGACCACGCCGACCGCGATCCAGGCGCAAGCCATTCCGCAAATCCTCGCCGGCAACGACCTGCTCGCTTCGGCGCAGACCGGCACCGGCAAGACCGCAGCCTTCCTGCTGCCGGCGATCCACATGCTGGGCATGGCGCCGAAGCACCACAGCCGCGGCCCGCGCGTGCTGGTGCTGACCCCGACCCGCGAACTGGCCGAACAGGTTGCCAAGGTGGCAACCCAATTCACCCGCCGCATTCCACGCTGCAAGGTCGTCAGCATCGTTGGCGGCACGCCGTACCCGGTGCAGCACAAGCAACTGTCGCAGCCGGTTGAAGTCGTCGTCGCCACCCCGGGCCGCCTGATGGACCTGATGAACAGCGGCCGCATCGACTTCCGCCGCCTCGAACTGCTGGTGCTCGACGAAGCCGACCGCATGCTCGACATGGGCTTCATCGACGACATCGAAACCATCGTGTCGCAACTGCCGGCCGAGCGCCAGACCGCCCTGTTCTCGGCCACGCTGTCGGAAACCGTCCAGCGCTTTGCCGCACCGATGATGAAGGATCCGGTCCGCGTCGAACTCGCACCGACAGGCAGCCCGACCGCCAACATCACTCAGGCCATCCACTACGCCGACGGCTACGAGCACAAGATCAAGCTGACCGCCGCACTGATCAACGGCGCGCCGAACACCCAGAGCATCGTCTTCACCGCGACCAAGGTCGACGCCGACAGCGTGGCCGATGCGCTGCGCATGGACAGCATCCGCGCCGACGCACTGCACGGCGACCTGCCGCAACGCATGCGCCGCAAGGTCCTCGACAAGCTGCGCCGCGGTGAGATCGACGTCATCGTCGCCACCGATGTCGCCGCCCGCGGCATCGACGTCGCCGGCATCGGCCTGGTGCTGAACTTCGACCTGCCGAAGTTCGCCGAAGACTATGTGCACCGGATCGGCCGTACCGGCCGTGCCGGTCGCGAAGGCCGCGCCGTGTCGCTGGTTGGCAAGAACGATTTCCACCTGCTGACCAAGATCCGTCGCCGCTACGAAATCGAAGTCGAAACGATGGCCGTCGAAGGCCTCGAAGCCAACTTCAACCCGGCCAACCGCGCACCGCGTGGCGAAGGTCGTGGTCGCCCGCAAGGCGGCCGCGGTTTCGGCGGCCGTGATGGCGGCAATTTCCGCCGCGAAGGCGGCTACGGCCAGCGCGACCGCAGCTTCAGCAGCGATCGTGGCGAACGCAGCTACGCCGACCGCGCGCCGCGCGAAGATCGTCCGTCGTTCGGCGACGCCCCGCACCAGGAGCGCAGCTTCGGCGGCGAACGCAGCTTCAGCAAGCCGCAAGGCGAGCGCAGCTACGGCGACCGCAACGACCGCGCGCCGCGTCGTGATTTCGGCGGTGCACCGCAAGAACGCCGCAGCTATGGCGACCGTCAGGACCGCGCACCGCGTGGCGAATTCGGCGCACCGCAAGAGCGCCGCAGCTATGGCGATCGTCAGGACCGCGCACCGCGCGGCGAGTTCGGCGCACCGCAGGAACGCCGCAGCTATGGCGACCGTCAGGACCGCGCACCGCGTGGCGAATTCGGCGTACCGCAAGAGCGCCGCAGCTATGGCGACCGTCAGGACCGCGCACCGCGTGGCGAATTCGGCGCACCGCAAGAGCGCCGCAGCTATGGCGATCGTCAGGACCGCGCACCGCGCGGCGAGTTCGGCGCACCGCAGGAACGCCGCAACTACGGCGACCGCAGCGAGCGCCAGTTCAGCGACCGCGGCTTCGGCGGCGACAAGCCGGCCGGCAAGCCGCGTGGCGAGCGCCCGGCAGGCAAGTCGTTCGACCGCCCGCGTCGCCCGGAGTAA
- a CDS encoding mechanosensitive ion channel family protein, with protein sequence MLIADWLPSFIDRAFIRDAAVSLIFISVLLLVRALVRRAILSRRDMSAELKRRWLVTLRNVALVVFVLAMALIWANEIETLAVSLVAIAAAIVLATKEMILCGMGSIYRSSSNAFSVGDRIEISGLRGLVIDTNLLCTTLHESSQVQTHKGTVGRAVTFPNSLLLSQPLFNETALGQYVIQTVHVSIDRQTDWQHAETLLLASANAIVADYADDLKHHARQLERSYAVETPTLEPRLRMSLEDREDISLHLQLPAPLGQRATIEQRILRELLTGLYGTPEKTDVKS encoded by the coding sequence ATGCTGATCGCCGACTGGCTTCCCTCCTTCATCGACCGCGCCTTCATCCGCGACGCGGCCGTATCGCTGATCTTCATCAGCGTGCTGCTGCTGGTGCGCGCACTGGTGCGCCGCGCCATCCTCAGCCGCCGGGACATGAGCGCCGAGCTCAAGCGCCGCTGGCTGGTCACGCTGCGCAATGTCGCGCTGGTGGTATTCGTGCTCGCGATGGCGCTGATCTGGGCCAACGAGATCGAAACACTGGCCGTTTCGCTCGTCGCCATCGCCGCCGCCATCGTGCTGGCGACCAAGGAAATGATCCTCTGCGGCATGGGCTCGATCTACCGGAGCAGCAGCAACGCCTTCAGCGTCGGCGACCGGATCGAGATCAGCGGCCTGCGCGGCCTTGTCATCGACACCAACCTGCTGTGCACGACACTGCACGAATCGAGCCAGGTCCAGACGCACAAGGGCACCGTCGGCCGGGCGGTGACGTTCCCGAACAGCCTGCTGCTGTCCCAGCCGCTGTTCAACGAAACCGCGCTGGGCCAGTACGTGATCCAGACCGTCCACGTGTCGATCGACCGGCAGACCGACTGGCAGCACGCCGAAACGCTGCTGCTCGCCAGCGCCAACGCCATCGTCGCCGACTACGCCGACGACCTGAAGCACCACGCGCGCCAGCTCGAGCGCAGCTATGCGGTCGAAACGCCGACACTCGAACCCCGGCTGCGCATGTCGCTCGAAGACCGCGAGGACATCTCGCTCCACCTGCAACTGCCGGCCCCGCTCGGCCAGCGCGCCACCATCGAGCAGCGCATCCTGCGCGAGCTGCTGACCGGGCTTTACGGCACCCCGGAAAAAACTGACGTGAAATCATAA